The sequence below is a genomic window from Desulfobulbus oligotrophicus.
GGTGCCGCCCTTAGTATTGGTCTTGCCGGTTTTGGTGCTGGTATAGGTATGGGGCACGGTTTGCGCGGTGCTTGTGACGGGGTTGCTCGTAATCCTGAAGCTAGAGGTGCAATAACCACCACCATGATTCTTGGTATGGCTCTCTGTGAATCTATCGCTATTTACGGGTTGGTTATTGCCTTTATTCTTCTCTATGCCAACCCCTTCAAAGCAGCACTTGGTATGTAAACAGGACGTCGAGATAAAAGAGTCTTTACAGATTAAAAAGGCTGCGATGCTGTTGTCGCAGCCTTTTTTTATGCAGTGTGCCATGGATACTTGTTGTATTGATCCGTCTAAAAAAAAAATGAGCCGGGTTTACCTGCTCTTGGTATTTTAGCTGCCAACCCCACTGATACCTCATCTTTTTTCAAACTTGCCCAACTGTATGGTTTACAGGAGCACAGACTTTTTCATGCAAAGCTGTACTCCGGGGCTACCTTTTTTTTGGCCGGACCGACAGTCGGCGCACCGATGGCGGCCCTCACCCTGGAAAAATTGATTGCCCTTGGAGCACGTAAAGTTGTTGTGTACGGCTGGTGTGGCTCATTACATGCGTCCCTACAACCCGGCGCTCTTTTTTCTCCCACAGGGGTGGGGATGTGTGAGGAAGGAACAAGTGCTCATTATCCCCTGAATGATCCTTATTATGATGAAGAGTGGCACTCTTTACTTGTGCGTGTCTTGACAAATGCCGGTCACCAGGTAAGCCAGGGATTGATCTGGACGACAGATGCGTTGTACAGAGAAACCCGTCAAAAAGTAGTCCAATACAGCGCACGCGGTATTTTGGCTGTTGATATGGAGTATACGGCTTTGCGTACTGTTGCCGCCTACCGCCGGATCAGTCTTGCGGCGGTTATGAAGGTGTCTGATGCCTTGTTTCTTGAAAACTGGGTTCCCCGGTTTCAGCTGAAACGGTTTCAAGCGGATTCTCGGCGGCAGCTTGGTCAGCTTTGCGTGTTTTTGCAGGAAGGTGAGTTAGCTTGAAAACGTTATACATGGTGAGCTTAGGCTGTCCCAAGAATTTGATTGACTCAGAGGTCATGCTGGCCGCTCTGGAACGTGCTGGTTATCGCCTGGTCGCGTCAGCTGATCTTGCAACGTTGGTGTTGATCAACACCTGCGGCTTTATTCGCCCCGCAGTTGAAGAGGCCATCGACACAGTTTTAACCCTGGCCGAGAATAAAGAAAAATGTCCTGGACAGTTGCTGGTTGTTGCCGGCTGTATGGTGCAACGATACGGCGAGGCGTTGGTCGAGGAGTTGCCTGAGGTGGATTTATTTGTTGGCCTTGATGATTTTCATCGTCTGGATGAGCTGGTAGCGGACATTGAATCCGGCACACGATGTATCGTTACCTCCGGAGCGGCCGATTTTTTAATGGATAGCCGTATTTCCCGTCGGATCGCAACCCCACCGTACCGCTCTTATTTAAAGATTACTGAGGGATGCAACAATCGTTGTACCTATTGTCTGATCCCTTCGATCAGAGGTGTGTTACGTAGCCGGACCATCTCGGATTTAACCAGTGAAGCTGTCCAGCTGGAGCAGCTTGGGGTACGTGAGCTGTCCCTTGTTGCACAAGATCTGACCGGTTATGGGCGTGATTTGCAAGAGCCTGCTGATTTGGTTTTGTTATTAGAGTCGCTTCTGGAACACACTTCAATCCCATGGTTTCGTCTGCTGTATGCCTATCCAAGCGGTATCAGTGATGCCCTTTTGCAGCTCATGGTTCAGCAACCGCGAATATTGCCGTATATTGACGTACCATTCCAACACGCCAGTGATACGGTCTTAACCGCGATGAATCGGCATTACCGTCAAGCCGATCTTGACGATGTGGTGCGACGTATCCGATCGCAACTGCCTGAGTGCGCCATTCGCACAACCCTTATTGTTGGCTTTCCAGGTGAAACCGAAAAAGATGTTGAAATTTTGCGTGCGGCCCTTGAACGTTGGCAACTCGATCATGTCGGTGTTTTTCAATACCACGACGAAGAGGGGAGCCTTGCCTCTGCATTGTCTGCAAAGGTGTCGGCGCAGGAAAAAAAGAGACGTTATCAGCTGATTATGGAGGTTCAGGCCAAGATCAGCACCCAGCGCCAGCATCGATTTGTAGGACGGGTAGAACCGGTTTTAATTGAAGGTGTGAGTCAGGAGACCGACCTTCTGCTGGAGGGGAGAAGCAGGTTTCAGGCACCGGAAATTGACGGATGTGTGTACATCACCTCAGGGAATGTAAGCCCCGGTGATATTGTTCCGGTACGTATCACCGAGGCGCATACATATGATTTAGTGGGTGAAGTTATCGCAAAGAGTACCAATGCGTAAAGAGAAGAAGGGCAGGTAGGGTTTTATCAGCTCATCTTGTTGACCCGCTCTCGCAGATCCTTGCCAACCTTGAAAAAAGGTAATTTTTTGGGTTTTACCTTGATCTTTTCGCCGGTTTTCGGATTCCGGCCGGTATAGGAGTCATATTCTTTGACAACGAAGCTCCCAAAGCCCCTGATCTCGATGGATTCACCGCGGGCGAGAGCGTCGCTCATGGTTTCAATAATGGTATTGGTTATTGAAGCTGCCTCCTGGACTGGAATGTTTGTCGCTTCGGCTAAGGCTTCTATTAGTTCTGACTTGTTCATTCGCGTCCTCCTTCAGGGACCCCTTCATCACGGATACCTGTTAGCTCCTCGCTAGTTTACTGTCAGTGATACATCTCTTGTTGGAAAATTATATTCACATTGTTGTGAAATTTAATCAGGTATGTTTTTGATTGTAAAGGATTTTTTACGAAAAGATTTTTTTTATGTCTGTTTCTGTAAGAATTCTATATTTCCCTGAAGCCAACGTACCCAGAGTGAGTTTACCATAGGCAACTCTTTTCAAGTGCAGAACCTTGTGATGGACGGCTTGAAACATTTTTCGTACCTGTCGTTTTTTTCCTTCATGAATGACAATTTCGATCAATGTCTGAGTGTGGGTTTTATTGAGTACACGAATTTTTGCGGGCCTGGTCCGGATGCCGTCGATTTCTATTCCCTGGCTGAGATGCCTGAGGGCACTGGAAGAGGGAGAACCGCTGACCAGGGCCTCATAGG
It includes:
- the atpE gene encoding ATP synthase F0 subunit C, which translates into the protein MDKLSLALICIGAALSIGLAGFGAGIGMGHGLRGACDGVARNPEARGAITTTMILGMALCESIAIYGLVIAFILLYANPFKAALGM
- a CDS encoding nucleoside phosphorylase, which translates into the protein MYGLQEHRLFHAKLYSGATFFLAGPTVGAPMAALTLEKLIALGARKVVVYGWCGSLHASLQPGALFSPTGVGMCEEGTSAHYPLNDPYYDEEWHSLLVRVLTNAGHQVSQGLIWTTDALYRETRQKVVQYSARGILAVDMEYTALRTVAAYRRISLAAVMKVSDALFLENWVPRFQLKRFQADSRRQLGQLCVFLQEGELA
- the rimO gene encoding 30S ribosomal protein S12 methylthiotransferase RimO, translated to MKTLYMVSLGCPKNLIDSEVMLAALERAGYRLVASADLATLVLINTCGFIRPAVEEAIDTVLTLAENKEKCPGQLLVVAGCMVQRYGEALVEELPEVDLFVGLDDFHRLDELVADIESGTRCIVTSGAADFLMDSRISRRIATPPYRSYLKITEGCNNRCTYCLIPSIRGVLRSRTISDLTSEAVQLEQLGVRELSLVAQDLTGYGRDLQEPADLVLLLESLLEHTSIPWFRLLYAYPSGISDALLQLMVQQPRILPYIDVPFQHASDTVLTAMNRHYRQADLDDVVRRIRSQLPECAIRTTLIVGFPGETEKDVEILRAALERWQLDHVGVFQYHDEEGSLASALSAKVSAQEKKRRYQLIMEVQAKISTQRQHRFVGRVEPVLIEGVSQETDLLLEGRSRFQAPEIDGCVYITSGNVSPGDIVPVRITEAHTYDLVGEVIAKSTNA
- a CDS encoding HU family DNA-binding protein; its protein translation is MNKSELIEALAEATNIPVQEAASITNTIIETMSDALARGESIEIRGFGSFVVKEYDSYTGRNPKTGEKIKVKPKKLPFFKVGKDLRERVNKMS